The following DNA comes from Meiothermus sp..
CCCTGGAGGCTTACTACAAGGTGGCCCGCCATGGCGAGGTGGTTTCCTTAGCTAGTGAGACCCTGCGGTGGGCTCCCGACCATGAGGAGTCGTACTACTGGCGCGGCAAAGCCCGGGCTGCGCTGGGACAGCGTAATCTAGCCCTGGCTGACTTCCGGGCAGCCCTGCGCTATAGACCCGGCTATGCCGAAGCCCGGGCTGCGCTGCGGGAATTGCAGGCGAAAGCCGCACGCTAGGCTCAAAACTGGATCGTGCCAGTCCCCTCGCCGAAGCGGCGGGGTATCATGCCGATGATCCAGTCGGTAGCAGCCACGTAGGTCCAGGGCGACCCCTACGATCACCGCGATCCCGGAGAGGCCAATTAGCGTTGCTGCGGTCAAGATGAGGGTTTCATACCCGATTCGGTTAGTTCGTCACCGTTCGGTGACGAACTGACCCGACCGAAGTTATCCGCGTGGCGGAGGGCGGTAGCGCCCCTCGGGAGGGATACGCTTGCTTCGCCGACCGTCAGGGAGGGGTATGCTCTGGGACCCGAAAAGATAGCCTCCGGGGCTCTTCGGTTTGGAAGATTATCTTTTTGAATCCGGTATCGTATAGGCTCCAAGGGCAGCTAAGGTCGTGGATCAGAGCAACCGTTCCAACCGAAAGGGGAACTGATGCCTGAACGCCTCGGCCATGGTGGCCCCGGCATGGCTCAGCAGTCCGTGATAGAGCGCCGACGACTTGTCCATTTCGCGATGCAGCGAGCGCCCCAGCTCGAGGTCGGACAGGTGGGCATATCCAGGAACAATGGTCTCCAGTGACTCTGGGTTAAGCCTGCTGCGCAGCACCTGTGCAGTGAAGGCCATCTGCCCCTCGAGCACCCCCAGGGCCTGTTGCTTGAGGGCAAAGGTGGATCCGATCTCGACCACACAGTTGGGGTTGTGCGGCGACATGTAGTAGAGGTCGCGGATCAGGTGGCGCTCAAACCCGCCACACTCCTCGATGCGCCAGTCCCGTCCGGCCAACGAGGCCGCCTCGAGATACAAGAGCATGAGCAGTCTGCGGTCGGGGTCGAGGTCGGCATAGGAATGCTCGGGGTCTTGCGTGATCAGGATGTCCGGGCGGGTCTCCCGGATCAGTCGCACCAGCTTGATTTTGGAGGGGGTGTCGAGCTGGGTCTCGCCGACCTGAAACTCCAGGAACCGCACCGACCGTACCCCCAAGATCTTCGCGGCTTGCTCGATCTGGGGGCGGGTCTGCGGCCTGGACAGCACCACGGCAGCGTGTACGGCATCGCCCCCCTGGGCGTGCAGGGCCAGCGTACCACCCACTTCCACGATCTCCAGGCCATAGGTCGCCAACATCAGAATGCTTTTGGGCATACGATCAACCTTTGCGCAAGCGCGGGAACAGATAGCCTTCCAAAGCGCGGCCGGTAAGGGCGAAACCCAGCACCGCTAACGTGATCATCACCCCCGGGGGCACCACCCACCAGGGCCACGAACCGTTGAGAAAAGCCCCGCGAATCTGGGCGTAATAGAGGATGGAACCCCAGCTCTTGCGCACCGGGTCACCCAAGCCCAAGAAGGAGAGTGAGGCTTCGATCAGGATGCTGCCGGATGCCACCAGAATGAACTGCGAGACTGCGATGGGCAGCACCCCGGGCAGGATGTGGCGGAAGAGGATGTGGAAGTCGCTAGCCCCCAGGGCCCTGGCCCCTTCGACGTAGGTCGCCCCGCGCAAGGCCAGCACCCCGGAACGGATCACTCGAGCGGGTCGCGCCCAGATGACCAGCATGATGGCGGCAATCAGGTTGCCGGTGCTTGGTCCTAGATAGGCGGCCACCACGATCATCAGCGGGATGAAGGGCAGCACCAGCATCACGTCCACCAGGCGCATCAGCGCCCCGTCCAGCCAGCCACCGCTGTAGCCCGCTACCAGACCCACCAACGTACCGATCAAGATGGCGCCTGCCGCAGCGCTAAAGCCGATCAGGAGCGAAACCCGCGTACCCACGATTAGCTCGGAGAGAATGTCCTGACCCACGTCGTTGGTGCCCAGCAGATGGGCGCTCGAGGGTTGCTCAAAGGGTTTGCCGCTGGGCAGGGTGGGGTCATAGGGGGCGATCAGCGGGCCGAACAGGGCTAAAAACAACATCAAGGTCAGCAAGCCCAGGCCCGTAACGCCGACAGGGCTAGCCAGAAGCATCTTCGAAAGCTCGCGCCAGCGTCTTGATCGGGCCGAAGCAACAGCAGAGCTAACCATGTGAACCCCGTACCCTGGGGTCAACCAGGGGATAGAGCAAGTCTGCCAGCAGGTTGAAAAGCAACACCGAAAGCGTCACCAGGAAAAAGGCCCCCTGCAGCAAGGGGTAATCGCGGTTGGTGGCCGACTCAAACAGCAGCCGCCCCACCCCTGGATAGGAGAACACCGTCTCGATTACTGCGGCCCCGCCCACCAGCGTTCCCAGGTTGAGCATGAACACCGTGAACACCGGGAGGATGGCGTTGCGCAGGGCGTGCTTGTAAAGCACCTGGCGCTCGGCCATTCCCTTGGCCCGGGCGGTGCGGATGTAGTCCTCTCCCAGCACGGCGAGCATCGCGTAGCGCATCACCAGGTAGGTGCCGGAGAGGCTGGCGATGGTGAGGGTGGTGGCGGGCAATACCAGGTGACGCGTCACGTCTACCACCGCCGACCAGCCCTGGTAGTTGGCCCACGCAGTTCTGGCCCCGAAAACCGGGAAGATCTGTAGCTGCACGGCGAAGATCGCCACCAGCATCATCCCCAGCCAGAAGGTGGGCACCGCGTCAAGGGCGATCGAGCCGGCCAGGGTGGTGTTGTCCAGCATCCCCCCACGCCGCCAGGCGGCCAGGGCCCCTACGATGACGCCGAAGAGCGAGGAGAGGAGCAGGGCGGTTGCAGTGAGCAGAAGAGTCCAGGGTAGGCGCTCGAGCAGGATCGAGCGCACCGGACGATTTTCCTGGTAGCTGTAGCCGAGATCGCCACGGGCCAACTGGCCCAGGTAGCGCAAGAACTGCACCAGCAGCGGCTGGTCCAAGCCCGCGCGCTGGAGGATGGCCTGGCGCTGCTCGGGGCTCAGCGTGGCCACCTCATCACCAGCGAGGAACTGCAACGGGCTGCCCGGCATAGCCCGGGGCAGGAAGAAGTTCACCGTCACTGCGACCAGCAGCACCAGGAGGTATTGGCCCAGGCGATTGAGCATCGACTGCCCTTTACTGCCCTTGCAAGAAGGAGCGCTTGTTGATGATGCCCTGGCCCTTCTGGAACTTCCATCCGTCATAGGCCTCGGGCCGGTAGGCGTAGACCCCGTCGGCATACCACAAGGTGATAAAGGGTAGATCGCGCGCGATGATGGTCTGAACCTGTGTCGCGAGCTGCTTGCGCTGGTCGAAGTCCACGGTGGTGACCATGCGCTCCGTGAGGCTGTCCACCGTAGGGTTCTTGTAACCGCCGATGTTGAGCGTCCCGGCAGCAGGGTTGGAGTTAAACAGCCCGCGCAGGTTGAGCTGCGAGGTCACCGGGGCGGACCATCCCCACATGGCCAACTCGAAGTTGCGGCCTTTGGCCACGTCGAAGTCCGGCCAAACTGCCTGTTGCACCGTGGTGGGGTCGAGCGAGCGTACGTTGAAGACGATGCCTGCGGGCCGAACCTGCTGGGCGATCAGCTCCGCGGCACGGATGCGCAAAGGGTTGTTGGACTGCACCAGAAGCGTGAACTCCAGCCGCTTGCCGTCCTTGCCCACGCGTACACCCCCCGCGCCGGCCCGGTAGCCCAGCGAGTCCAGCACCTTCCCGGCCTCGGCTACGCTCAGGCGCTTGTACTCACGGGTGGCCGCACTGTAGAAGGGCGACTGCGGGTGCACGAAGCCGGCGTTGCCGGGAGTGCCGTAGCCGAGCAGCAACGTCTCGACCAAGCCCTTGGTGTCGATCAAGCCGGCCACCGCCTGGCGGAAGCGGACTTCGTTGAACGGCGGGATCGTGGTGTTGAACTGCAGCAGGGTGCTGGCATACCCTGGCCCCCGCACCACCTTGAGCCGTGGGTTATTGGAGAACTGGCCGATCAGTTCGGGCAACACCTCGCGGCTGGTCGCGCTGATCTGCCCGGCCTGTAGGGCCTGGAAGGTCGAGGTGGCGTCTTTGATGATGCTCAACACCACCTCGTCCGCACCGGGTTTGCCGCCAAAGTAGCTGGGATTCTCCACCAGCCGGTACGACTGGTCCGGGCGGTGCTCCACCAGCTTGAAGGGGCCGCTGCCCGTGGCGTTCTTGAAAGCCCTGGGGTCGGTGACGTTCTGCCAGAGGTGCTGGGGCAGGATGGGCACGTCGGCCAGCGTGACCTGCTGGAAGTTGGCCTCGGGCCGGGGAAGGGTGATGACTACTGTGCGTTCATCCGGCGTGCGGATGTCGGAGATGCCGCGCACCGCGGTAGCGAAACGTCCGATCAGGGGGTACTTCTTGTAGTACTCGTAGGAGAACTTCACGTCGGCGCTGGTCAGGGGTTTGCCGTCATGCCACACAGCGCCCTCGCGGAGCTTGATGGTCCACTGCCGGCCCCCGTTCGTGCTGGTGACGCTCTCCGCCAGCCAAGGGCGGGGCACGTCGCCTAGGTCGTTGAGCATCAGGGTGTCGAACACCAGGGACAGCATGTTGTAACCGGGGTAGCCGGTCACGTACGTGTAGGGAGTTAGCTCTCCCTCATCCTGGGGTATGGCGAGAATGATGCGCTGGCCAGTGTGACCGGCCAGTGCGGCACCTGTCAGCAGCGCGAAGGACACAGCCAGGACTAACGACAGCACGTTGAATCGCTTCATTTCCCCTCCCGTACACAGCCGCAATCCCCACCCTCAGAATAAGCCGAGCGTTGAGCGAAGTGGGCGAGGTTGCGTGGTGTTAATGGGAGAACGATGGCATTGAATTGTTAAGCTAATGTAAAGCCGCCCACGGAGGAGTCAGGAAACCGCTTCCCGGCGAGGGCAGGACGCGCATCAGGGCGGTGAGCCGGGCATTGCCCCGCCGTTAGGTGACCCCACGCTCCGCAGACCCGGCCCCGCTCCTACCCGCCACACCGGCGGGTCTTTCGGGCGACGGTGGTTCGCCAAAACCACCGTCGCCGCCGGCCTACAGCTCGAGCGGTTTATATATTTGTCTATCCGGATAAAAGGATATAATCAACGGCATGGAGCGCCACGGCGTTTCGTACCCACCCCCCCAGCAAGACTTCGAGCGAGTCCTGAGGACATTCCAGGCCCTGGCTGAGACCGCCCGCCTGCGCATCGCCCTGGGCATGATCGAGGGGGAGCAGAGCGTGGGTTGCCTGGTCGAGCGCCTCGACCTGCCCCAGAGCACCGTCTCGAGGCACCTCGCGGCGCTACGGGCGGCTGAGGTGGCGACGGCCCGCCGCGAGGGGACCAAGGTGTTCTACCGCCTCAAGAGCCACATCGCCGACCTGCTGACCCAGGCCTTCGCCCACGCCGAGCACCAGCGGCTGGGGCTTCCCGAACACGGGGCTTCGCGGTGAAGGTCCTCCTCCCCTTCCGGAGTCTGCGCAACCCGCTTTTCGCCCGGCTCTACGCCGCGCAGACTACCAGCCTGTTGGGCGACGCCTTTACCTGGGTGGGTCTGGCTCTGCTGGCCTTTGAGGTGGGTGGGGCACGGTCGGCGGCGATTCTGGCCGGGGCGCTCACGCTGCGGGTTACGGCCTTCGTGGCTCTCTCGCCGCTGGCGGGAGCCTTGGCCGACCGGATGGACCGCAAGACCCTGATGGTCGCTGCCGACCTGGGGCGAATGGTGGTCATCGGGCTGATGCCCCTGGTAAGTGAGGTCTGGCAGGTCTACGTGCTGATGTTTGCCCTTAACGCGCTCACCGCCTTTTTCACCCCCGCGTATCAGGCAGCCCTGCCTCAGGTGACGCGGCAGAAGGACTACGCTCAGGCCATCGCGCTTTCTGGAGCGACCTACGAGGTGCTGGGGGTGCTCGGCCCCGGGGTGGCGGGTGCGATCGCCGGGCTGATCGGGGCACGGAACATTTTCTTCTTGGACGCGGGGACCTTTTTGATCTCGGCCCTGCTCATCTTGACCCTGCCGGTGAGGCTGCGGGTGGATCGGTCGTCGGACACGGCACAGGCCACCACGTTACGCGACGTTCAGGACGGAACACTGCGGTTATGGCAGGACGCCCCGATGCGCTACGCGCTGCTGCTGGAGTTGGTCGCGGCGGTATCGGGTGCGCTGATTTTGGTGGGCACGGTAGGGCTGGTGCGGGGGCAGCTCGAGCTGGGCGACCTCGAGTACGGCTGGGGGATGGCGGCCTTCGGGGTCGGGGCCACGCTGGCGGCCCTGGCGGTGGGCGCCCTGGAGGGGCGCCTGCCCCGCACCACCTTCGTGCTGCTGGGGGCGCTGGTCTCCACACTGGCGGTGCTGCCCGCCAATTTCGTTCCGTTCATCCCTTTGCTGCTCCTGTGGATCCTTGCCGGGGCGGGCCAGAACTGGGTTAACCTGCCTACTCAAACACTCATCGCCGACCGCACCCCTGAAGCGTTCCAGGGGCGGGTCTACGGGGCACACTTCGCCTGGAGCCACCTGTGGTGGGCGTTGACTTACCCCCTGGCCGGCTGGCTGGGGAGCCGCTTCGCCGAGCAGTCCTTCTTATACGGCGGTTTCGTGGCCGTAGTTCTGCTCGCCGGAGTGATGCTCCAGCCCAGGCTCAGGAACCGGGCGACGCCGGGGTGAGTCGGCAAAACGTCCCCGCCCGGCTCTGCCCCTCTAGGGCAGTCGCCGCCGCAAGGGCGAGCCCTCGGGGCGACCGAGCGCCCCGAACGGGAGCGGGGCGGGAGGCCGGTGATGGGATTAAATCCCTTCGGCGGCCAGGAGGGTTGACCCGTTGGGCCTATGGGCTCTTGGCCAGTTTGCCCAATACCCGCCTCGAGAAACGGTCGGTGGCTCCCTCCCAGTTGCCTTCGAGGGCCTCCAGGGCTTTGCGGCTTTTGCCCGTGCGGAGCGACTCCACGATGACTTGATGTTCTTTTACGGACTCCATCGCGTCCTTGGAGTCGAAGTGGGCCAGCTCGAAGCGGCGTAATTTAACCTTCAAATCCGCCAAGAGCTGTGCCAACTCGCGGTTGCCCGAGCGCTCGATCCAGACCTGGTGGAAGGCGTTGTCCGCCGCCAGCGCCGCCTTGGCGTCGTGGCGTTCGATGGCCTGAGCCAGACGGGCGTTGGCCGCTTCCAGGGTCAGGAAATCGGCCTCGGTCAGCTTGAACTGAGCCAGCTCCAGGGCGTAGACCTCCAGGCGCTGCACGATGCCGTACAACTCATCGGCCTGCTCGGGGTCGAGCCGCGCTACCCGGGTCCACTTGTGCGAGGCGGTCTCGATCAGGCCCTCGTCCTCGAGCCGGCGTAGCGCCTCGCGAACCGGGGTACGGCTGACCTCGAGCGCTTCCGCCAGTTCGACATCCTTGATGACCTCACCCGGCCTGAGTGTGCCGTCGATGATCCAATCCCGCAGCTGTTTGTACACCTGTTCCCGGGCCAGCTCCCGCTTGACCTTACGAACCTGTGATGGCAGTGGCACACGTGAAGTATACCTCAACCCTTGACTTGTAGTATCAAATATGCAATATATTACTGTGTCGCCAGCCCAAGCCCAACCCCCTGCTGCTCACAGGGTTCGGCTACCCAAGTTAAGGGTTCGGCCACCGGAGTTAAGCGTGTTTGACCTCGACAAAGCCCGCAGGGAGACTCCTGGGGTGAACCATGTGGTTCACCTCAACAACGCCGGGGCGGCGCTGATGCCCCAAGCTGTGTTGGATGCAGTCAAGGCCCACCTGGAATTGGAAGCGCACACCGGCGGTTACGAGGCGGCCCGTGCGCGGGAGGGGGAGTTGAGCGCAGTGTATACCTCGCTGGCGCGGCTGCTGGGCTGCCATCCCGATGAAGTGGCGGTGGTGGAAAACGCCACCCGGGCTTGGGACATGGCCTTTTACAGCATCCCCTTCCGGGCGGGAGACGTGATCCTCACCAGCCAGGCCGAGTACGCCAGCAACTACATCGCCTACCTCCAGGTATCCCGGCGCACCGGGGCGGTGGTCGAGGTCATCCCTGACGATGAGCACGGTCAGGTAGACGTCGAGGCCCTTTCAAGGATGCTCAAGAAGCGGGTCAAGCTGGTCTCGATCACCCACATCCCGACCAACGGGGGGCTGGTCAATCCCGCAGCCGAGATCGGAAGGCTCACCCGAGCGCACGGGGTGCTGTACCTGCTGGATGCCTGCCAGTCGGTGGGGCAGATGCCCGTAGACGTACAAGAAATCGGCTGTGACCTGCTTTCAGCGACCAGCCGCAAGTACCTGCGGGGCCCGCGTGGGGTGGGCTTCCTCTATGCTCGCAGGGAGGTGTTGCAGCGGCTCGAGCCACCCTTCCTCGACCTCCATGCCGCGACCTGGGTAGCACCCGACCGCTACGAGATCGAGCCCGGCGCCAGGCGCTTCGAGAACTGGGAGTGCAACGTCGCGGGCAAGCTGGGCCTTGGAGCCGCGGTCGATTACGCGCTGGCCTGGGGGCTGGAGAACACGTGGCCCAGGGTGCGGGCCCTGGCCGAGCAAGTGCGCAGGGGCCTGGGCGAGGTTCCCGGGTGCGAGGTGCTCGACCTGGGTCGCGAACGGTGTGGCATCATCTCGTTCACCCTCGAGGGCTACGCCCCCGACCAGATACGCGACTGCCTGCGGCGGCAAGGCATCAACGTCAATGTCTCCCGCGCCCCTTCCACATTCTTGGACATGACCCGGCGGGGCATCAAGGAATTGGTGCGGGCGAGTGTCCATTACTACAACAGCGAGACCGAACTTGAGCGGTTTCTGGTCGCGCTCGGGCGACTCGAGCAGGAAGTGCGGGCTTAGGCGGGCTTAAGGAGGTAGGCATGCGGAGCAATTTCCCGAACAGCGGTTGGCTCACGGTCGCGGTGCTTGGGCTGTTGGCGGTAGGGGGTATCGGCCTGTGGCAAAGAGGTGGTGCCCAAGCCGGCGATCTGCTGTCGCGGGTCAGGGCCGCCGGGGTGCTGCGGGTGGCCAACACCCAGGCCAGCCCGCCCTGGAGCATGATCGACGACAAAAAGCAGCTCGTGGGCTTTGACGTTGACGTGGCTTATGAATTGGCCAAGCGCCTGGGCATTCCCAAGGTGGAATTCGTCGCCGGGCGTTTCGCCGACTTCATCGCGGGCATCGAAGCGAACAAGTACGACATCGTAATCTCAGGACAGACCGTCACCGAAGAACGCAAGAAGGTGGTGGATTTCTCCATCCCCTATCAGGCCATCAGCGTGTCGGTGTTCACCCGTCCGAGCCGGGTGGGCCAGTTCAAGAGCTTGGAGGACCTGAGCGGTAAGCGGGTGGCGGTGACTTCGGGCTCAACCCAGGAGAAGTTCGTCCGCGAGAAGGTCCCCGGGGCCATCCCTAAGACCTACGAAAACGGCACCCTGGCGCTCATGGACGTGGCCTTCGGCCGTGCCGACGCGGGGCTTTTCAACCGCTTCGTGGGCGCTTATCTCGCCCAGAAAAACGGGCTGCTGGTGGCCCCCGCCTTCGACCTGGGGGTGGAGCTCAACGCCATGAGCTTCCGCAAGGGTGAGGCCGCGTTCAAGGCGGCGGTGGATAAGGCGCTGGCCGACATGATTGCCGACGGCACGCTCACCGCCATCTCCAAGAAGTGGCTCGGCGGGCAAGACATGGCGGCGGCGCTGGCGAAGTATGCCAAATAAGCAGCAGGGGAGGCTGGTAGATGCTCGAGCTACTCCAACAGGCCGCACCCTTCTTGCTCCAAGCTCTGTGGACAACCATCTGGCTGGGTGTGGTTTCGTTCGTCCTCAGCCTGGCGGTGGGGCTGGTGGTGGCGGTGGCTCGGATGTACGGCCCCTGGCCGCTGCGGGCCCCAGCCGTCGCGTTCGTTTCACTCGTCCGTGGCACCCCTTTACTCACCCAAATCCTGCTGGTCTATTACGGCCTGCCACAACTGGGATTCACCATTGAAGCCATCCCGGCGGTCGTTTTGACCTTGGCCCTGCACGCCGGAGCCTACACCAGTGAGGACATGCGCGGCGGCATCCAGTCGGTGGACAAGGGGCAGTGGGAGGCAGGCTATTCCAGTGGCATGACCTTCGCCCAGGTGATGCGGCGGATCATCCTGCCGCAGGCGATACGTGTGATCACGCCCTCGCTGGGCAACCGCTTCATCACCATGATGAAGGACACCTCGCTGGCCTCGGTGGTAACGGTGGTGGAGCTGACGCGGGTGGCCGAGCAGATCGGTTCGGCTACTTTCCGCTACATGCAGATGTTCGTGATCGTGGCCCTCATCTACTGGGTCGTCAACTCGCTCTTGTCGCTGGGCCAGGCCAAACTCGAGGAGCGGATGCGGAGGGCCTACCAATGAACCACCAGGAAATGCACGTGCACGGAGTGCCGCACGCTCACGGTGGGGTCTGCCAGATTCGTGCCGAAAACATCCACAAGCGCTTCGGTTCGCTCGAGGTGCTCAAGGGGGTCTCGCTTACGGTCCACAAGGGCGAGGTGGTGGTGATCATGGGGCCTTCGGGTTCAGGAAAGACCACCTTCATCCGCTGTCTGAACTTCCTTGAGGAGCCCGATCAAGGCCGGGTGGTCGTTTGTAACGTGGAGGTGGACTGTGGGGTGAGGGCTGCTAGCCGTGAGCGCAGCGGCAAGATCCGCCAACTGCGCACCCGGGCGGCGATGGTCTTCCAATCCTTCAACCTCTTCCCCCACATGACCGCGCTAGGCAACGTGATCGAAGGACCGATCCAGGTGCTGGGTATGAAGCGCGAGGAAGCCGTAAAGTTGGGCGAACAGCTCTTGGCCAAGGTGGGGCTGGCTGAAAAACGTGACGAGTACCCGTCGAGGCTTTCTGGGGGACAAAAGCAAAGGGTGGCCATCGCCCGCGCCCTGGCCATGAACCCCGAGGTGGTGTTGTTCGACGAGCCCACCAGTGCCCTGGACCCGGAGTTGCACGAGGAGGTCCTGCAAACGATGCGGCAGCTCGCCAGGGACGGGATGACCATGATCGTCGTCACCCACGAGGTCAAGTTCGCCCACGACGTGGCCGATCGGGTAGTGTTCATGGCGGACGGGACGGTGGTCGAGGAGGGGGTGCCCCAGGAAATCCTGGTCAATCCCAAGCACCCGCGCACGCGAGCCTTCCTCCGTTTGGTCGAGCACTGAGCGGAGGCGGTATGGCTCGGCCGGTTGGTGGTCGATGGCGGTCGAGAATCGCCGCCTTCCGTTCGCAAGCCTCCTGGGCAGTGCCTCGTGGGTTCGGGGCCGGGGAAACGGCTGCGGCTCTCGAGCATGGTCCCAGAGGCGCACTGTGCGTAGCGTACCGTCATGGTGTCCTGTCCCTCGCCCCCCGTTTTGCTAGCGGTTGACGGCTTTTTCGGCTTCTCCCTCCTACCTTCCGCGTCAGGCCCATCAGGTACATTTGGTACATTTATGCCCTGGCTTTTGCCCAAGCCCATCCCTGAAAGCTCCGACCGGCTCCTCCAGCGCTGGCTGGGCGGGCTGGCCGAGCGGCTGTCGGACCCCTCCACCGACCGCTACGCCCTGGTGCGGGACGAGCTCGCGCGCATCCTGCACGCGCGGCCCTACGACGAGCTGGCCGAGGCGGCGCCCATGGCGGCCTTCGCCCTCGACGCGCGCAACGCCACCTTCGAGGCCGAGCACTACGTCGCCACCGACCCCGAGAGGTTCGACCGGGTCAAGCCGCTGCTGTGGCTGTGGAAGGCCCTCGACCTCACGCCGCTGGGGCAGTCGGTGCACTCGGGCGTGGCCATCCGCCGGGCGCTGGCCCCCTTCATCTTCAGGCGCGTGGGGCGCAACCCCAAGTTCTTCCAGAACGTGGAGTTCAGCGTGGGGTACAACCTCGAGCTCGGCGACGACGTGGTGGTGCACCGCTACGCCCTCCTCGACGACATCGGCGGGCTGGTGATCGGCGACCGCTCGTCCGTCTCCGACTACGTCAACCTCTACAGCCACACCCACCACGTGCTGGCCTCGCCCGACGTGACCCTCAGGCAGACCCTCATCGGCTCGGGGGTGCGCATCACCTACCACGCCACCGTGCTGGCCGGGGTGTGCGTCGGCGACGACGCGCTCATCGGCACCGGGGCCGTGGTCACCAAGGACGTCCCGCCCCACGCCGTCGCGCTGGGCGTCCCGGCCAGGCCGGTGCGCTACAAGGTGCGCCACGACTGCCCCTACTGCCGCCGCGGCGAGCCCCACCCCTCGCAGTGCCAGGACCGCCTCCCCGACCGCAAGCCCAACCCCGACTACCCCGACTTCCTCAAGCCCGGCTTCGGGACGCGGGAGGCGTGAGAGCCGCCCGCGGGGGCGGCCAGCCCTCAGCCCTCAGCCGTCAGCGGGAGGCTAATCGCTAGTGGCCTGTGGGGAACCTCTCCTGGTGGACGGTGGCGAACTGACTGGGTCTGGTACTCCTCACGAGAGGAGTGGGGGTCCGGGGGCTTCCCAGCGGGCCCCCGGCTGCCGCATGCCGGCATAGTTTGACCCTCGGCACTTCAGGGACAATCTTCCCTTATCCCACCCCATCTGGGGTGGGATACTCGAGGCTATAGGGTGCGCCCTGGCCCTGGGACCACCGAGCCAACCGGCAAACCCGAGGAGGGTGTTTGACGTGCAAGGCAGAGCCAACATCCGAACCGTTGCCTGGGTTGTCACCCTGCTTCTGGGCGTAATTCTCTACCTGCTGTACCCGGCGTTGCTGCCCTACCTGCTGGCGGGCGCCATGGTGCTGATGCACCTGGGGGGTCACGGAGGGCACGGCCACGGCACGTGTCAGCCCGACACGGACCCCGACCGAACGGATCAGCCGAAAGAGCGCAGGCCTCACCAACACTGAAGACGAGCCCGGCGCCGGCGGGCGCCGGCGGAGCCCGACATGAACACGTTCAACCGCAACCTCGACCACCTTCCCTTAGGCGTGCGCAGCCGACTTGAAACCCTGTTGAGCCGGACGGGGGGCCGCCTTGCCGTGTTGCCCATCGACCAGGGTCTGGAGCACGGCCCTATCGACTTCCTCGACTCCCCCGAGGCCGCCGACCCCGAGCACCAGTTCCGCCTGGCGGCCGAGGCCGGCTTTTCCGGCATCGCCGCGCACCTGGGCTTGGCCGAGAAGTACCTGCCCGATCATGCCGGCCAGGTTCCGTTAATCCTCAAGCTCAACGGCAAGACCGGCATTCCTCCGGACGAGGAGGCCTTCAGCCCCCTCACCGCCGGCGTGGAGGACGCCCTCCGGCTGAACGCACAGGCGGTCGGTTATACCCTCTACGTCGGCTCACCCGCCCAGGACCGCGACATCGCTCAATTTCAGCGGGTACGGGCGGAGGCCGGGCGCTACGGCCTTCCCGTCATCGTCTGGGCCTACCCGCGGGGCCGCTGGGTTGACCAGAAGGGGGGTAAGGATTCGCCCTACGCCGTCGAATACGCCGTGCGGGTCGCCCTTGAGCTCGGGGCGGACGTGGTCAAGGTCAACATCCCGCGCTACGACCCCGCCCGTAAGGAGCAATACCCCGGTGAATACAAGAACCTGGAGCTTTCGCCTCACCAGGCCCTGCGGCGGGTGGTGGATCTGGCGGGGCGAGCGCTGGTGATCGTCTCGGGCGGGGCACGCCTGTCAGAGGACGCCGCCGTTGCCCAGGCCCGGCTCGCCCTCGAGGCCGGGGCGGCGGGGTTGATCTTCGGGCGCAACATCTGGCAGCGCCCCTTCCCCCGGGCCCTGGAGCTTTCCCGGCGGCTGCTGGATCTGGTCAGAGGCCGGAACTGAGGTGGGAGATGTACCTGTGGCACCTCACCCCCGACGCCCCCCGTACCCCTGTGAGGGTAAGCCCCGGTGAGGCGGTACGCCTGGTGATCGGAAGCTG
Coding sequences within:
- a CDS encoding class I fructose-bisphosphate aldolase, translating into MNTFNRNLDHLPLGVRSRLETLLSRTGGRLAVLPIDQGLEHGPIDFLDSPEAADPEHQFRLAAEAGFSGIAAHLGLAEKYLPDHAGQVPLILKLNGKTGIPPDEEAFSPLTAGVEDALRLNAQAVGYTLYVGSPAQDRDIAQFQRVRAEAGRYGLPVIVWAYPRGRWVDQKGGKDSPYAVEYAVRVALELGADVVKVNIPRYDPARKEQYPGEYKNLELSPHQALRRVVDLAGRALVIVSGGARLSEDAAVAQARLALEAGAAGLIFGRNIWQRPFPRALELSRRLLDLVRGRN